The Bacillus oleivorans genome has a window encoding:
- the ade gene encoding adenine deaminase, producing MENWVKRKKLYEVSQQLSKVARGLEKADTVIKNGTLINVYSGELLENIDIAISEGRIAYVGKADHTIGENTKVIEAYNRYIVPGFLDGHMHVESTMLSVTEFAKAALPKGTTGIFMDPHEIANVFGAEGVRLMHEEGQQLPLKVFTTFPSCVPATTDLEDAGAAIHVEDVQTGLQWEKVAGLGEVMNFPGVVFGDSLMLGEIEATIKANKAVTGHFPAEDPYLLQAYLSSGVTSDHETVTREQGLEKVRLGMHLMIREGSAWHDVKEVIKVVTEDKVSTANISLVTDDVYPQTLVEKGHLNHVVRRAIEEGVDPITAIQMATINVARYFKLEQDLGAIAPGKCADILLIEDLQKVEPVTVLTDGEVIFDKGELVKSFPRYTYPEYVRNSMNVKEELNPADFLLKSKSGKSETEVHVIKIIENSARTEKMTAVLEVQDGVIQPDVDQDIIQLACIDRHHRSGQISLGFAHGFQLTKGAVASTVAHDSHNLLVMGTNSEDMALAANELVKCGGGMIAVANGKILARVAMPIAGLMSDQPLETVVQEVQQLEKAWKVLGCPINAPFMTFSLIALAVIPEIRITNRGIADVTQFQLIQTEIES from the coding sequence ATGGAGAATTGGGTCAAGCGAAAGAAACTATATGAAGTCAGCCAGCAGCTATCTAAGGTCGCCCGCGGTTTAGAAAAAGCAGACACAGTTATTAAAAATGGAACATTAATAAATGTTTACTCGGGCGAATTACTAGAAAATATCGACATTGCCATCAGTGAAGGGCGAATTGCCTATGTAGGAAAGGCCGACCATACAATCGGAGAAAATACCAAAGTCATTGAAGCATACAACCGTTATATCGTGCCTGGTTTTTTAGATGGTCATATGCATGTGGAGAGCACGATGCTGTCCGTTACAGAATTTGCTAAAGCCGCCTTGCCCAAAGGAACAACCGGCATTTTTATGGACCCGCACGAAATTGCGAATGTGTTTGGGGCGGAAGGCGTTCGCCTTATGCACGAAGAAGGCCAGCAGCTCCCATTAAAGGTGTTTACGACCTTCCCATCCTGTGTACCTGCGACTACAGATTTAGAGGATGCCGGGGCTGCGATTCATGTAGAAGATGTACAAACAGGATTACAGTGGGAGAAAGTCGCTGGACTTGGCGAAGTTATGAATTTTCCGGGGGTAGTCTTTGGGGATTCTCTTATGCTGGGGGAAATTGAAGCAACGATAAAAGCCAATAAGGCAGTAACCGGGCATTTTCCTGCCGAGGATCCTTATTTGCTCCAAGCTTACCTATCTTCAGGAGTCACTTCTGATCATGAAACCGTAACAAGAGAGCAAGGGCTTGAGAAGGTGCGCTTAGGCATGCACTTAATGATTCGTGAAGGATCGGCATGGCATGATGTAAAAGAAGTTATTAAGGTTGTAACAGAAGATAAAGTTAGTACGGCTAATATTAGTTTAGTAACAGATGATGTGTATCCGCAGACTCTCGTTGAAAAAGGGCACTTAAATCACGTCGTCCGCCGTGCGATTGAAGAAGGGGTAGATCCAATTACTGCGATCCAGATGGCGACGATAAATGTAGCGCGTTATTTTAAATTGGAACAGGACTTAGGTGCAATTGCTCCAGGAAAATGTGCGGATATTTTATTAATAGAGGACCTTCAAAAAGTTGAACCTGTGACAGTTTTAACAGACGGAGAGGTGATTTTTGATAAAGGGGAATTAGTGAAATCATTCCCTCGCTACACATATCCTGAATATGTGAGAAATTCCATGAACGTTAAAGAAGAACTGAATCCAGCCGACTTTTTACTAAAAAGTAAAAGCGGAAAATCAGAAACAGAAGTTCATGTGATTAAAATTATAGAAAATAGTGCGCGCACGGAAAAAATGACAGCAGTCTTAGAGGTTCAAGACGGTGTGATACAGCCTGACGTCGATCAGGATATCATTCAACTGGCCTGTATTGACCGCCACCATCGAAGCGGACAAATCTCCCTCGGATTCGCTCATGGATTTCAGTTAACTAAAGGTGCGGTGGCCTCAACGGTCGCCCATGATAGTCATAATCTATTAGTGATGGGAACAAATTCGGAAGATATGGCACTAGCCGCAAATGAACTCGTAAAATGCGGCGGCGGGATGATTGCTGTTGCAAATGGGAAGATATTGGCCCGCGTAGCGATGCCAATTGCAGGTCTAATGTCTGACCAGCCATTAGAAACAGTCGTTCAAGAAGTGCAACAGCTAGAAAAGGCCTGGAAGGTATTGGGATGCCCAATCAATGCGCCATTCATGACCTTCTCTCTTATCGCTCTAGCAGTCATTCCAGAAATCCGCATTACAAACCGGGGGATTGCCGACGTAACCCAATTTCAGCTGATTCAAACGGAAATAGAATCATGA
- a CDS encoding peptide MFS transporter: MSDSKKEKIVASVPQKGFFGHPKGLFTLFFTEFWERFSYYGMRAILVFYMYYEVTQGGLGLDEPIALSIMSIYGSLVYMSGIIGGWLADRIFGTSKAVFYGGILIMLGHIALSVPGSIALFFVSMVLIVLGTGLLKPNVSSVVGEIYSEDDNRRDSGFSIFYMGINLGGFTAPLIVGKVGMDVNFHLGFAIAAVGMFIGLLVFMATKKKNLGLAGTFVANPLSSAEKKKYGTIIGLALIIIAILCVTMIPTGLLNFDSFIALVGVLGIVIPTIYFVVMYRSPKTTAVERSRVIAYIPLFIASVMFWAIQEQGSTILALYADKRTQLEFAGITISPAWFQSLNPLFIIFLAPVFAWFWIKLGKRQPTIPQKFSLGLLFAGLSFLVILLPAYFSGADSLVSPLWLVLSYFIVVLGELCLSPVGLSATTKLAPAAFSAQTMSLWFLSNAAAQAINAQLVKFYSAANEMLYFGIIGGVSIVLSIILFIFAPKIQTFMKGIR; encoded by the coding sequence ATGTCTGATTCTAAAAAAGAGAAAATTGTGGCTAGTGTCCCGCAAAAGGGCTTCTTCGGACATCCTAAGGGCCTATTTACTCTTTTCTTCACAGAATTCTGGGAGAGATTTTCTTATTACGGAATGAGAGCAATCCTTGTTTTCTATATGTATTATGAAGTAACACAAGGTGGTCTTGGTTTAGACGAGCCGATCGCACTTTCAATTATGTCCATTTATGGATCTTTAGTATATATGTCAGGTATTATCGGTGGTTGGTTAGCTGACCGCATATTCGGTACCTCAAAAGCCGTTTTTTATGGTGGAATTTTGATTATGTTAGGACACATAGCATTATCAGTTCCCGGCAGCATCGCTCTATTTTTTGTTTCAATGGTTCTGATTGTACTCGGTACAGGTTTATTAAAGCCTAATGTTTCTAGCGTTGTTGGCGAAATTTATAGTGAAGACGACAACCGACGGGATTCGGGATTCAGTATTTTCTATATGGGTATTAACCTCGGTGGATTTACTGCTCCATTAATTGTCGGAAAAGTGGGAATGGATGTGAACTTTCACTTAGGTTTCGCGATCGCCGCTGTTGGTATGTTTATTGGACTTCTTGTTTTTATGGCAACCAAGAAGAAGAATCTCGGATTAGCTGGAACATTTGTAGCAAATCCGCTTTCTTCTGCTGAAAAGAAGAAGTATGGAACGATTATCGGCTTGGCACTAATAATCATTGCCATTTTATGTGTGACTATGATTCCAACTGGCCTATTAAACTTTGATAGTTTTATTGCTCTTGTCGGGGTATTAGGAATTGTCATTCCAACCATTTACTTTGTTGTGATGTATCGCAGTCCTAAAACAACAGCCGTTGAACGCTCTCGCGTTATTGCTTATATCCCGCTCTTTATTGCATCTGTTATGTTCTGGGCCATTCAGGAACAAGGTTCAACGATTTTAGCTTTATATGCAGATAAACGAACTCAACTAGAGTTTGCCGGGATAACGATTTCCCCAGCTTGGTTCCAATCATTGAACCCGTTATTTATTATTTTTCTAGCTCCTGTATTTGCCTGGTTCTGGATTAAGCTTGGAAAACGCCAGCCAACAATTCCGCAAAAATTCTCGCTAGGTCTATTGTTTGCCGGTCTTTCATTCCTTGTGATTTTACTGCCAGCCTACTTTAGCGGTGCGGATTCTTTAGTTAGTCCATTATGGTTGGTACTTAGCTACTTTATTGTCGTACTTGGTGAGCTTTGCCTGTCACCGGTAGGACTTTCAGCAACAACCAAGCTCGCGCCTGCCGCATTTTCAGCGCAAACAATGAGCCTTTGGTTCTTATCCAATGCAGCTGCACAAGCTATTAACGCACAGCTGGTTAAATTCTATTCTGCTGCGAATGAAATGTTATACTTTGGAATTATTGGTGGAGTATCAATCGTTCTAAGCATCATCTTGTTCATTTTCGCGCCAAAGATTCAAACCTTTATGAAGGGTATACGATAG
- a CDS encoding DHH family phosphoesterase yields the protein MYKLFTHNDLDGVGCGIVAKLAFGDQVDVRYNSVMGLDFQIEKFLERKNDNKQKEDFLIITDLSINEKNAEGLNEYVAEGGMAKLIDHHKTALHFNDYSWGLVKVEYDNGRLTSATSLLYDYLVEHDLIQPSAAVEEFVELVRQYDTWEWEKYDNIKAKHLNDLFFMVSIDEFEEKMVSRLLEAEHFEYDEFEQKLLNMEEEKIERYIRRKRREMVQTFVGEYCTGIVHAESYHSELGSELGKENSHLDYITILNMGGKKISFRTVHDDIDVSAVAGRFGGGGHAKAAGCSMNEESYELYVKAAFTIEPMRQDAFKNQYNLKNIPQGSLYENRNEDQIFIYSKNESEWIVELNGEPLTETFTSFETAERYVKRIHSAWLARDEHYVEFLKDVVINIKCI from the coding sequence ATGTACAAATTATTTACGCATAATGATTTAGATGGGGTTGGATGTGGCATAGTCGCCAAGCTTGCATTTGGTGACCAAGTCGATGTTCGCTACAATTCTGTAATGGGTTTGGATTTTCAGATAGAAAAATTCCTCGAAAGAAAAAACGACAATAAACAGAAAGAGGATTTTTTAATCATTACAGATCTTTCAATTAATGAAAAAAATGCAGAGGGACTTAATGAGTATGTTGCGGAAGGCGGAATGGCGAAGCTGATTGATCACCACAAAACAGCCCTTCATTTTAATGACTACAGCTGGGGATTAGTCAAAGTCGAATATGATAATGGGCGTTTAACCTCTGCCACCTCATTACTCTATGATTACCTTGTGGAACACGACCTGATACAGCCTTCCGCAGCTGTCGAAGAATTTGTAGAATTAGTTCGGCAATATGACACGTGGGAATGGGAAAAATACGACAATATCAAAGCCAAGCATTTGAATGATTTATTCTTTATGGTTTCGATCGATGAATTTGAAGAAAAAATGGTATCCAGGCTTCTAGAAGCCGAGCATTTTGAGTATGACGAATTTGAACAAAAACTGCTCAATATGGAAGAGGAAAAAATTGAACGCTATATCCGAAGAAAAAGACGTGAAATGGTTCAAACCTTTGTAGGAGAGTATTGCACAGGTATAGTTCATGCTGAATCGTATCATTCAGAGCTTGGAAGTGAGCTGGGAAAGGAAAATAGTCATTTGGATTACATAACAATCTTAAATATGGGCGGAAAAAAAATTAGCTTTAGAACGGTCCATGATGATATTGATGTCTCAGCGGTAGCCGGACGGTTTGGAGGGGGTGGCCACGCTAAAGCAGCAGGATGCTCGATGAATGAAGAATCTTACGAGCTCTACGTAAAGGCTGCCTTTACGATCGAACCGATGAGGCAGGATGCTTTCAAGAATCAGTACAACCTTAAAAACATCCCGCAAGGAAGCTTATATGAGAATCGAAATGAAGATCAGATCTTTATCTATTCTAAAAACGAGTCGGAGTGGATCGTTGAGTTAAATGGTGAACCTTTAACAGAAACATTCACAAGCTTTGAAACTGCTGAGAGATACGTAAAAAGAATTCATTCTGCCTGGCTGGCGCGAGATGAACATTATGTGGAATTTTTGAAGGATGTTGTGATAAACATAAAATGTATTTAG
- a CDS encoding viroplasmin family protein, with protein MAKPKKYYVVWAGRNPGIYTSWDECKEQVNGYQGAKYKSFPSEQEAKEAFAAGAANAYSSKTSTTGQKVQADIIYNSISVDAACSGNPGDLEYQGVDTKTGERIFHVGPIENGTNNIGEFLAIVHALALLKKQNSNKTIYSDSATAISWVKRKKANTQLEYSEKTKYIWTLIKRAEKWLQENTYSNKIYKWETKDWGEIKADFGRK; from the coding sequence ATGGCGAAACCAAAAAAATACTACGTCGTGTGGGCGGGGCGAAATCCAGGGATATATACAAGCTGGGATGAGTGTAAGGAGCAAGTGAACGGATATCAAGGGGCGAAATATAAATCCTTTCCATCTGAACAGGAAGCAAAAGAAGCATTTGCAGCTGGGGCGGCGAATGCTTACTCATCTAAAACCTCAACCACAGGCCAAAAAGTCCAAGCAGACATTATTTACAATAGCATATCCGTAGATGCAGCCTGCAGCGGAAACCCTGGTGATTTAGAATACCAGGGAGTAGACACCAAAACGGGGGAGCGAATTTTCCATGTAGGTCCTATTGAAAATGGAACCAATAACATTGGGGAGTTTCTTGCAATTGTTCATGCCTTGGCACTGCTCAAAAAACAAAATAGCAACAAAACGATTTACTCAGACTCCGCAACAGCGATTTCTTGGGTGAAGAGAAAAAAAGCTAACACTCAGCTGGAGTACTCGGAAAAGACAAAATATATTTGGACATTAATCAAACGTGCGGAAAAATGGCTTCAAGAGAATACATATTCTAATAAAATCTACAAATGGGAAACAAAAGACTGGGGAGAAATTAAAGCAGATTTTGGCAGAAAATAG
- a CDS encoding glutamine--tRNA ligase/YqeY domain fusion protein, translating to MEHNTSNFIRDIIIEDLKTGKRDHVMTRFPPEPNGYLHIGHAKSIIINFDLADEFNGKTNLRFDDTNPLKEDTEFVESIKEDVKWLGYDWDGLFFASDYFEEMYNRAVLLIKKGKAYVDDLTADEIREYRGTLTEPGKESPYRNRSVEENLELFERMRKGEFGNGEKVLRAKIDMSSPNINLRDPVLYRISHATHHNTGDKWCIYPMYSFAHPIEDAIEDVTHSICTLEFEDQRPLYNWVIEECEMASKPQQIEFGRLNLTNTVMSKRKLKQLVEEEFVDGWDDPRMPTISGLRRRGFTPEAIRAFVRELGVSKGDGAVDSRMLDHFVREDLKLKVPRTMGILRPLKVVITNYPEGQVEMLEAEINPEVPEMGTRQIPFSREIYIEQEDFMENPPSKYFRLFPGNEVRLKHAYFIKCEDVVKDENGNVVEIHCTYDPETKSGTGFTGRKVKGTIHWVEATQAVPAEFRLYEPLILDEDGEEKEDEDSKNFLDHVNPNSLQILNGFVEPNMKDVKPYDKFQFFRHGYFSVDPKLSTEEKAVYNLIVELKSSFKL from the coding sequence GTGGAACATAACACCTCAAATTTTATAAGGGATATTATTATTGAAGATTTAAAGACAGGTAAACGAGATCATGTGATGACTCGTTTTCCGCCAGAACCAAACGGTTATTTACATATCGGACATGCTAAATCCATTATCATTAACTTTGACTTGGCGGATGAATTTAACGGGAAAACGAATCTCCGTTTTGACGATACCAATCCGTTAAAGGAAGATACGGAGTTCGTTGAATCGATTAAAGAGGATGTTAAGTGGCTCGGATATGATTGGGATGGCCTGTTTTTTGCTTCCGATTATTTTGAGGAAATGTATAATCGGGCAGTCCTTCTTATTAAAAAAGGGAAAGCCTATGTAGATGACCTTACAGCTGATGAGATAAGGGAATATCGCGGCACCTTAACAGAGCCGGGGAAAGAGAGCCCTTACCGAAACCGTTCTGTAGAGGAAAACCTAGAATTATTTGAGCGGATGCGCAAAGGTGAGTTTGGAAACGGTGAGAAAGTGCTTAGAGCGAAAATTGATATGAGCTCGCCTAATATTAATTTGCGAGACCCTGTTCTTTACCGGATTTCTCATGCAACCCACCATAATACAGGAGACAAATGGTGTATATACCCGATGTATTCCTTCGCTCACCCAATTGAGGATGCGATTGAGGATGTAACACACTCCATCTGCACGCTTGAGTTTGAAGATCAGCGTCCTTTGTATAACTGGGTAATTGAAGAATGTGAAATGGCAAGCAAGCCGCAGCAAATCGAGTTTGGCCGCTTGAATTTAACCAATACGGTCATGAGTAAGCGTAAATTAAAGCAGCTAGTGGAAGAAGAGTTTGTAGACGGCTGGGATGACCCGCGCATGCCAACGATTTCTGGCTTAAGAAGAAGAGGTTTTACACCTGAAGCGATTCGCGCATTTGTCCGTGAATTAGGGGTATCAAAAGGCGATGGGGCCGTTGATTCCAGGATGCTTGACCACTTTGTCAGAGAGGATTTAAAATTAAAAGTCCCTCGGACAATGGGTATTTTACGCCCGCTTAAAGTAGTGATCACGAATTATCCAGAAGGACAAGTTGAAATGCTTGAAGCGGAAATTAATCCGGAAGTGCCGGAAATGGGTACAAGACAAATTCCGTTTTCCCGTGAAATTTATATCGAACAGGAAGACTTCATGGAAAATCCGCCAAGTAAGTATTTCCGTTTGTTCCCTGGCAATGAAGTAAGACTCAAGCATGCTTATTTCATTAAGTGCGAAGATGTTGTAAAAGACGAGAATGGAAACGTTGTCGAGATTCATTGTACCTATGACCCAGAAACAAAAAGCGGTACCGGTTTTACGGGACGCAAGGTTAAAGGCACGATTCACTGGGTGGAAGCGACACAAGCGGTTCCTGCGGAATTCCGTCTCTATGAACCACTGATACTAGATGAAGATGGAGAGGAAAAAGAGGATGAGGACAGCAAGAATTTCTTAGATCATGTGAATCCAAACTCTCTGCAAATTTTAAATGGGTTTGTCGAGCCCAACATGAAGGACGTCAAACCATATGATAAGTTCCAATTCTTTAGACATGGATACTTTAGTGTAGATCCTAAGCTCTCGACAGAAGAAAAAGCGGTTTATAATTTAATTGTGGAGCTGAAAAGTTCGTTTAAATTATAA
- a CDS encoding glycoside hydrolase family 15 protein, giving the protein MNVDRALQVLDSMRLPNGTYTASLSQDYNYVWIRDVCYTVLPFLKWPDERFETAYHALFDLFKSYEWKIDIHRTKKPVYLYEYIHSRYSTDLKELQQEWGHAQNDAIGAFLWGVGEGFSHGQRVIRDDSDIAILQKLVDYLECIRYWEDEDNGMWEENMEVHASSVGACVAGLKAIKMLVEVKDELIINGEKALQKLLPRESISKETDLALLSLIYPYRVADRQMALKILENVNTHLERTYGCIRYINDQYYNEGSEAEWCFGFPWLGLCYLELGMFEKTLEYLEKTKRIVPENWEVPELYIGGAFKPNGNTPLAWAVAMAYLFMTQMESFKMYGETVQ; this is encoded by the coding sequence ATGAATGTAGATAGGGCTTTACAGGTGCTCGATTCCATGCGACTGCCGAACGGAACTTATACAGCTAGTCTTTCCCAGGATTACAATTACGTTTGGATTCGGGATGTTTGCTATACGGTTCTCCCTTTTTTAAAGTGGCCTGACGAACGATTTGAAACAGCGTATCATGCTTTATTTGATTTATTTAAAAGCTATGAATGGAAAATCGATATTCATCGGACCAAAAAACCCGTTTATTTATATGAGTACATCCATTCTCGTTATTCAACCGATTTAAAGGAACTTCAACAGGAATGGGGTCATGCTCAAAATGATGCAATAGGAGCATTTCTCTGGGGAGTTGGAGAAGGCTTTAGCCACGGGCAAAGGGTCATTCGGGATGATAGTGACATTGCGATTTTACAAAAATTGGTTGATTATTTAGAATGTATCCGTTACTGGGAAGATGAAGATAATGGTATGTGGGAAGAAAATATGGAAGTTCATGCTTCTAGTGTCGGAGCATGTGTAGCAGGTTTAAAGGCTATTAAAATGCTGGTAGAGGTCAAAGATGAGCTTATCATAAATGGAGAAAAAGCGTTACAAAAGCTTCTGCCTCGTGAAAGTATTTCAAAGGAAACAGATCTGGCGCTGCTTTCCCTCATTTACCCTTATCGCGTGGCAGATAGGCAAATGGCATTAAAAATCCTGGAAAATGTGAATACACATTTAGAAAGAACCTACGGCTGTATCCGTTATATCAATGATCAGTACTATAACGAAGGCAGTGAAGCAGAATGGTGCTTTGGCTTTCCATGGTTAGGTCTTTGTTATCTGGAGTTAGGCATGTTTGAGAAAACACTTGAGTATCTGGAAAAAACCAAAAGGATTGTCCCTGAAAACTGGGAGGTTCCGGAACTGTATATTGGCGGAGCGTTCAAACCGAATGGCAATACACCGCTGGCATGGGCTGTTGCGATGGCGTATTTGTTCATGACCCAGATGGAATCCTTCAAAATGTATGGCGAAACCGTTCAATAA
- the glgB gene encoding 1,4-alpha-glucan branching protein GlgB: MEGTIAKSKSQLVSELDVYLFHEGTLYQAYQMLGAHFVTSEEVKGVRFAVWAPNARKVSVVGDFNRWDGSHHQMERIPQSGIWVLFVPGLQEGELYKYEIITPDNTKVLRADPYAFFSEVRPNTASIVHRLDTYVWRDDKWMQQRKKIDHFKKPMLIYELHLGTWKKKADGELYSYREIAGELIDYVVSSGFTHIEIMPIMEHPYDRSWGYQITGYYSVTSRFGTPEDFMYFIDQCHQKGVGVILDWVPVHFCKDAHGLGRFDGTPLYEPIDPREAERPHWGTYSFDYKKQEVISFLISNAMFWLDVFHLDGFRVDAVSSMIYLNHDRNHHEPIKNKNGGEENLEAVAFTKKLNEVIFKHYPECLMIAEEATAWPLVTAPTYSGGLGFNYKWNMGWVNDCLRYMSLEEHDRPHHHNLLTFSFFYAFSENFILPLSHDELVYGKRSLLNKMPGDYWKKFANLRVFYGYFMTHPGKKLLFMGSEFAQFDEWKDEAGLDWNLFEYEPHQQFYDYIKNLHQFYKDTSCLWRLDHEQEGFEWINPHDSGQCVISFMRKGKRKGDYCIVVCNFSSRVYHNYRIGVPALGSYLEMLNSDSPAFGGSGQCNPHPIAVENQAYNNQPYSMEITVPPLGVTIFMKQTKKRGGK, from the coding sequence ATGGAAGGGACTATTGCCAAGAGTAAAAGCCAGCTTGTAAGTGAGTTAGATGTATACCTTTTTCATGAAGGAACACTTTATCAGGCTTATCAAATGCTAGGGGCACATTTCGTTACGTCTGAAGAAGTAAAGGGTGTTCGCTTTGCGGTTTGGGCACCGAATGCCAGAAAGGTTTCGGTGGTAGGAGATTTTAATCGCTGGGATGGGTCTCATCATCAGATGGAACGGATTCCTCAATCAGGGATATGGGTGCTATTTGTCCCCGGGCTTCAGGAAGGAGAACTATACAAATATGAGATTATAACCCCTGATAATACGAAGGTGTTAAGGGCAGACCCATATGCATTTTTCTCAGAAGTCCGGCCCAATACGGCGTCTATTGTTCACCGGCTGGATACATATGTTTGGCGGGATGACAAATGGATGCAGCAAAGAAAAAAAATAGATCATTTTAAAAAGCCGATGCTTATTTATGAACTTCACCTTGGTACATGGAAAAAGAAAGCTGATGGCGAGTTATATTCTTACCGGGAAATAGCCGGCGAACTCATTGATTATGTGGTTTCCTCTGGTTTTACTCACATCGAAATCATGCCTATTATGGAGCATCCGTATGACCGTTCCTGGGGTTACCAGATAACAGGTTATTATTCAGTAACTAGCCGATTTGGCACTCCTGAAGACTTTATGTACTTTATCGATCAATGCCATCAAAAAGGGGTTGGAGTGATTTTGGATTGGGTCCCTGTACATTTTTGTAAAGATGCCCATGGACTCGGACGATTTGATGGGACACCGCTCTATGAACCTATTGATCCGCGCGAAGCAGAAAGGCCCCATTGGGGAACATATAGTTTTGATTATAAAAAGCAAGAGGTTATTAGCTTTCTCATATCCAATGCAATGTTTTGGCTAGACGTATTCCATCTGGATGGATTTCGCGTTGATGCCGTATCATCCATGATTTATTTAAATCATGATCGGAATCACCATGAACCTATAAAAAATAAGAATGGCGGAGAGGAAAATTTAGAAGCCGTCGCGTTTACGAAAAAATTAAATGAAGTTATTTTTAAGCATTATCCCGAATGTTTAATGATTGCCGAGGAAGCAACGGCGTGGCCGCTAGTAACTGCTCCTACGTATTCAGGGGGACTGGGGTTTAATTATAAATGGAATATGGGCTGGGTGAACGATTGTTTACGTTATATGTCCTTAGAAGAACATGATAGACCGCACCATCACAATCTATTAACCTTCTCATTTTTCTATGCCTTTTCCGAAAACTTTATTCTTCCTCTTTCGCATGATGAATTGGTTTATGGGAAGAGATCGCTTTTAAATAAAATGCCGGGAGACTATTGGAAAAAATTCGCGAATCTGCGCGTGTTTTACGGCTATTTTATGACTCATCCCGGCAAGAAGCTATTATTTATGGGCAGTGAATTTGCCCAGTTTGATGAATGGAAGGATGAAGCCGGGCTTGATTGGAATTTGTTTGAATATGAACCGCATCAGCAATTTTATGATTATATAAAAAATCTCCATCAATTTTATAAGGATACTAGTTGTTTGTGGCGGCTAGATCATGAACAGGAAGGGTTTGAGTGGATCAATCCACATGATTCCGGGCAATGTGTCATATCTTTTATGAGAAAGGGGAAACGAAAAGGGGATTACTGCATTGTTGTCTGTAATTTTTCATCTCGTGTTTACCATAACTATCGCATAGGGGTTCCGGCGCTCGGAAGCTATTTGGAAATGCTCAATAGCGATTCACCAGCATTTGGAGGCTCCGGTCAATGTAATCCTCATCCAATCGCAGTAGAGAATCAAGCCTATAACAACCAGCCATATAGTATGGAAATCACGGTTCCTCCGTTAGGGGTTACGATTTTTATGAAACAGACAAAAAAAAGAGGGGGAAAGTGA
- a CDS encoding glucose-1-phosphate adenylyltransferase, giving the protein MQAIKKCVAMLLAGGQGTRLGELTKGLAKPAVPFGGKYRIIDFALSNCSHSGIQSVGVLTQYEPHLLNAYVGNGSTWDLDRKFGGVDVLPPYKGHDGGQWYMGTANAVFQNIHYIEQKNPEYVLVISGDHIYKMDYNRLLQFHLEKGADATIAVIEVPWQEASRFGILTANEENRITEFHEKPAHPRSNLASMGIYIFNWKLLKDYLIADEKDPLSSHDFGKDVIPKMLADQINLFACKFSGYWKDVGTVQSLWEAHMDLLEENPELDLYDTDWKIYSVNANLPPHYIAPGAQIKQSLINEGCRIYGSVIRSVLSHNVQVGSDTVIEDSVIMPDVTIGNNVIIERAIIAGGTVIEDGVRIGSSNTHDEIILIGENQRITSNIQKAL; this is encoded by the coding sequence ATGCAGGCCATAAAAAAATGTGTAGCCATGCTCTTAGCAGGGGGGCAAGGGACCAGATTGGGAGAATTAACGAAAGGACTGGCTAAACCTGCTGTTCCATTCGGGGGAAAGTATAGAATCATTGATTTTGCCTTAAGCAATTGCAGTCATTCCGGAATCCAATCAGTAGGGGTTTTAACGCAATACGAACCTCATCTATTAAATGCTTATGTTGGAAATGGGTCAACCTGGGATTTAGATCGGAAATTTGGCGGTGTAGATGTTCTTCCGCCTTATAAGGGGCATGATGGAGGACAGTGGTATATGGGAACAGCCAATGCTGTGTTCCAAAATATTCATTATATTGAACAAAAGAACCCTGAATATGTTCTCGTTATTTCTGGTGATCACATCTACAAAATGGATTATAACCGTCTGCTCCAATTTCATTTGGAAAAGGGTGCAGATGCGACTATTGCAGTCATTGAGGTTCCGTGGCAGGAAGCAAGCCGGTTTGGAATTTTAACGGCAAATGAAGAAAATCGAATTACAGAATTTCATGAAAAACCAGCACATCCAAGGAGTAACCTCGCGTCCATGGGAATCTATATCTTTAATTGGAAGCTGCTGAAAGATTATTTAATAGCCGATGAAAAAGATCCGCTTTCCTCTCATGACTTTGGTAAAGATGTGATTCCAAAAATGCTTGCCGATCAGATCAATCTATTTGCCTGCAAATTCAGCGGGTACTGGAAGGATGTCGGAACCGTTCAAAGTCTCTGGGAGGCACATATGGATTTGTTAGAAGAAAATCCTGAATTGGACTTATACGATACAGACTGGAAAATTTACTCTGTAAATGCCAATTTGCCTCCTCATTATATTGCACCAGGAGCTCAGATTAAACAGTCATTAATCAATGAAGGCTGCAGAATATACGGCAGTGTGATTCGTTCGGTTCTGTCTCATAATGTCCAGGTCGGATCGGATACGGTGATTGAAGATTCGGTGATTATGCCCGATGTTACGATTGGAAACAACGTAATCATTGAAAGGGCCATCATTGCAGGCGGAACAGTAATTGAGGATGGAGTAAGGATCGGTTCCTCTAATACGCATGATGAAATTATTTTAATTGGAGAAAATCAGCGGATAACAAGTAATATTCAAAAAGCATTGTAG